A genomic window from candidate division WOR-3 bacterium includes:
- a CDS encoding 1-deoxy-D-xylulose-5-phosphate reductoisomerase, whose amino-acid sequence MNVFVFGATGSIGKNFFSLLKKYPELKPVGIQAHKNERKLLELKKKFNIDFAFITGKSGENKEIIYDREKLKDFVNSDKVGKILFGASGVDLADIFLEILNSGKRVCMANKEIIIAFGEIIKTKNFLNLIPVDSEHSSIFRILKNIRKEEIKKIILTASGGPFYNIKNSKLLKISVREALKHPRWKMGKKITIDSATLINKGFEVIEAHYLFDIEPEKIDVLYHPESKVHGMVLLKDGTYLAHIGETDMRIPILYALFYPEIKDYKGVKKFYEKLKFKKLKKEKRKLIDLCFKALKEKKGKPAFLIGADEELVNLFLKGKIKFPDIERILLKIYKKAPHINDKDFNEIMKIIEISKNSVYKEIK is encoded by the coding sequence GTGAATGTTTTTGTATTTGGAGCCACGGGTTCTATAGGAAAAAATTTTTTTTCCCTTTTAAAAAAATATCCTGAACTTAAACCAGTAGGAATTCAGGCTCATAAGAATGAAAGAAAACTTTTAGAATTAAAGAAAAAATTTAACATTGATTTTGCTTTCATAACAGGTAAAAGTGGAGAAAATAAAGAAATAATTTACGACAGGGAAAAATTAAAGGATTTTGTAAATTCTGATAAAGTAGGAAAGATACTTTTTGGTGCAAGTGGTGTTGACCTTGCTGATATATTTTTAGAAATTTTAAATTCAGGAAAAAGAGTGTGTATGGCTAATAAGGAGATTATAATTGCTTTTGGAGAAATAATAAAAACAAAAAATTTTTTAAACTTAATTCCTGTAGATTCAGAACATTCTTCAATTTTCAGAATTTTAAAAAATATAAGAAAAGAAGAAATAAAAAAAATTATACTAACTGCTTCAGGAGGTCCTTTTTATAATATAAAAAATTCAAAACTATTAAAAATAAGTGTAAGGGAAGCCCTTAAACATCCGAGATGGAAAATGGGTAAAAAGATAACTATTGATTCTGCAACTCTTATAAACAAAGGTTTTGAGGTTATTGAAGCACATTATTTATTTGATATAGAACCTGAAAAAATTGATGTTCTTTATCATCCTGAAAGTAAGGTTCATGGAATGGTTTTATTAAAGGATGGAACATATTTAGCTCATATAGGTGAAACTGATATGAGAATTCCAATTCTGTATGCTCTTTTTTATCCTGAAATTAAAGATTATAAAGGAGTAAAAAAATTTTATGAAAAATTAAAATTTAAGAAATTAAAAAAGGAAAAAAGAAAATTGATTGATTTATGTTTTAAAGCTTTAAAAGAAAAGAAAGGAAAACCTGCATTTCTTATAGGGGCAGATGAAGAACTTGTTAATTTATTTTTAAAGGGTAAAATAAAATTTCCAGATATTGAAAGAATACTTTTAAAGATATATAAAAAAGCGCCCCATATAAATGATAAAGACTTTAATGAAATAATGAAAATTATTGAAATTTCAAAAAATTCCGTGTATAAAGAGATTAAATGA
- the rseP gene encoding RIP metalloprotease RseP, giving the protein MISTILITLLLLSILIFIHEFGHFIVSKLLKVPVEEFSIGFGPKILSFKIKETTFKVSSIPFGGYVKIFGEESEGENSFWERPFTIKFLILIAGVVFNFVFGFFIIFLLFFIFGIVESPPYIDEPPPKSPAFLSGLKFKDKILKVDGKNFIRWKDFYAVFQDGDTHRVKILRNNRDTIELKLWGVWDDTLSRYDTGLEPVFLPVIGEVLKDFPAEKAGIEKGDTVIKINNTEIKKWDKIQKIIESSKGEEVSIYVKRGNDTLKFLIKPVKVNDSYKIGVRADINLIKLPFFSALLFAWEETYFIVYQTFRILYLLIKGKAPLGSVGGPIMIGKVVGETKDKGFTSLLFILAFISINLALINLFPFPALDGGHLLIVIIEAIVRKRLAFKLRTLIQLIGFVFLIFLAILITIFDIHRLLK; this is encoded by the coding sequence ATGATATCTACAATTTTAATTACCCTTTTGCTTCTATCAATATTGATCTTCATCCACGAATTCGGTCATTTTATTGTAAGTAAATTGCTTAAAGTTCCTGTTGAGGAGTTTTCTATTGGATTTGGTCCTAAAATTTTATCCTTTAAAATTAAAGAAACAACCTTTAAAGTTTCATCCATACCTTTTGGTGGGTATGTAAAAATTTTTGGTGAGGAAAGCGAAGGAGAAAATTCCTTTTGGGAAAGACCATTTACAATTAAATTTTTAATCCTTATAGCAGGTGTTGTTTTTAATTTTGTTTTCGGTTTTTTTATAATTTTCTTATTATTTTTTATTTTTGGAATTGTCGAATCTCCTCCTTATATTGATGAACCTCCCCCAAAAAGCCCTGCCTTTTTAAGTGGTCTTAAATTTAAAGATAAGATATTAAAAGTTGATGGTAAAAATTTTATAAGATGGAAAGATTTTTATGCTGTTTTTCAGGATGGTGATACACACAGAGTAAAAATATTAAGAAACAATAGAGATACCATTGAACTTAAACTTTGGGGTGTATGGGATGACACTCTTTCAAGGTATGATACTGGTTTAGAACCTGTTTTCCTTCCTGTTATTGGTGAAGTTTTGAAAGATTTTCCAGCTGAAAAAGCAGGTATTGAAAAGGGTGATACAGTTATAAAGATAAATAATACAGAAATAAAAAAATGGGATAAGATTCAAAAAATTATTGAAAGTTCAAAGGGTGAAGAAGTTTCAATTTATGTTAAAAGGGGAAATGATACTTTAAAATTTTTAATAAAACCTGTTAAAGTTAACGATTCATATAAAATAGGTGTAAGGGCAGATATAAATTTAATAAAATTGCCTTTTTTCTCTGCTCTTTTATTTGCCTGGGAAGAAACATATTTTATAGTATATCAAACATTCAGAATTCTCTATTTACTGATAAAAGGTAAAGCACCTCTTGGTTCAGTTGGAGGTCCAATTATGATAGGTAAAGTAGTGGGAGAAACTAAAGATAAAGGATTTACTTCCCTTTTATTTATTCTTGCCTTCATTTCAATTAATTTAGCTCTTATAAATCTTTTTCCTTTTCCTGCACTTGATGGAGGTCATTTATTAATAGTTATAATTGAAGCAATTGTAAGAAAAAGGCTTGCCTTTAAATTAAGAACCCTTATTCAGTTAATAGGTTTCGTTTTTCTAATCTTTCTTGCAATTTTAATAACAATATTTGACATTCACAGGTTACTCAAATGA
- a CDS encoding ribosomal L7Ae/L30e/S12e/Gadd45 family protein, giving the protein MIELNTLGIISKAKMGVTGIENVKKYLKKLKIKKGFFIIAKDASESTRKKALFLKEKYNLPLIELGTKKELAKFFKKEEVSFIYVKTRGFLKIL; this is encoded by the coding sequence ATGATAGAACTAAACACTCTTGGAATAATATCAAAAGCAAAAATGGGAGTTACAGGTATTGAAAATGTAAAAAAGTATCTTAAAAAATTGAAGATTAAAAAAGGATTTTTTATTATAGCAAAGGATGCTTCTGAAAGCACAAGAAAAAAAGCTTTATTTTTAAAAGAAAAGTACAATTTACCTCTTATAGAACTTGGAACAAAAAAAGAACTTGCAAAATTTTTTAAAAAGGAGGAAGTTAGTTTTATATATGTAAAAACAAGAGGTTTTTTAAAAATTCTTTAA
- a CDS encoding N-acetylmuramoyl-L-alanine amidase — MFKFFIMLLFSAPPEDRIKELEKYNEMMEKASREFNVNPDILKILGYMETKFHQPLCPSIDRKYGMMGIPEEDTIYINDIKLNYVPDKWVECETHDKGRNQIHYKGKLKFIVLDVENNIRFAAYLLRKYLNEEKGNLEKALLKYFKGNELKLDRFFEIYKKGFEEGNIKIEGKEIKIHKKIFQAPELDSINQFIPADPSNYTPSNRPSSYPIQYVIIHTTQGSYEGTISWFQNPNSNVSAHYVLRSNDGHSTQMVLHKDIAWHAGNWTYNTLSIGTEHEGWVDQNGWYTDEIYKKSAYITRSMINLFNVPYDRQHIIGHNQVPGSTHTDPGPYWDWTYYMRLVGYLPHQDTVVDDLSKGFKRGGPYSSWWFKDNVGQGYGGHIFWTYTWTNPVSNWARWTPNLPDTGDYEIFVYIPADTSFKGNVRYKIYNLIETTPYWVNQGNSNGIWKSLGIYPMPKGGNYINGCVTLGDTSNVSGKKIAFDAVKFRFLNSIDNFSFYLIDDGDPLCYFYGNWNLSSYTGYLSDYRWAYTSQNDSVKYDFSSLNSGVYEVRIFARKGYNRTQNAHYRIYAQNGTFDFYVNQNSPGVNQVGWIFCDTFTLISPFYLILYSNAQTGDVVISDAVKFSYISPLYVEEKEFNEKFFNYKNGKLILNIREDNTYINIYDIIGRNVYKEFSLSKGKKEIPLKLNQGTYFIILKGKEKRIAKFIVLKNF, encoded by the coding sequence ATGTTTAAATTTTTTATAATGCTTTTATTTTCTGCACCACCAGAGGATAGGATTAAAGAACTTGAAAAATATAATGAAATGATGGAAAAAGCCTCAAGGGAATTTAATGTGAACCCTGATATATTAAAAATCCTGGGTTATATGGAAACAAAATTTCACCAGCCCTTGTGTCCTTCAATTGATAGAAAATACGGGATGATGGGCATTCCTGAGGAAGATACCATATATATTAATGATATTAAACTAAACTATGTTCCTGATAAATGGGTTGAATGTGAAACCCATGATAAAGGGAGAAACCAGATTCACTATAAAGGTAAATTAAAATTTATTGTTCTTGATGTAGAAAATAATATCAGATTTGCAGCATACCTTTTGAGAAAATATCTGAATGAAGAAAAAGGAAATTTAGAAAAAGCTCTATTGAAATATTTTAAAGGAAATGAATTAAAATTAGATAGATTTTTTGAAATTTATAAAAAGGGATTTGAAGAAGGCAATATAAAAATTGAAGGAAAAGAAATAAAAATTCATAAAAAAATTTTCCAAGCACCTGAACTTGATAGCATAAACCAGTTTATCCCAGCTGACCCTTCAAATTACACACCTTCTAACAGACCCTCTTCTTATCCAATTCAATATGTTATAATTCACACAACACAGGGAAGTTATGAGGGAACAATTTCCTGGTTCCAAAATCCAAACTCCAATGTATCTGCCCATTATGTTTTAAGATCAAACGATGGACACTCAACCCAGATGGTTTTACACAAAGATATTGCCTGGCATGCTGGGAACTGGACATATAATACTTTAAGCATAGGAACAGAACACGAAGGCTGGGTTGATCAGAATGGTTGGTATACTGACGAGATATATAAAAAATCTGCTTATATAACAAGGTCAATGATAAATTTATTCAATGTTCCTTATGATAGACAACATATAATAGGTCATAACCAGGTTCCTGGCTCAACCCATACAGACCCTGGACCTTACTGGGACTGGACCTATTATATGAGACTTGTGGGATATTTGCCCCATCAAGACACAGTAGTAGATGACCTTTCAAAGGGTTTTAAACGAGGTGGACCTTATTCCTCATGGTGGTTTAAGGATAATGTGGGACAGGGTTATGGAGGACATATTTTCTGGACTTATACATGGACAAATCCTGTTTCTAACTGGGCAAGATGGACACCCAATTTACCTGATACAGGAGATTATGAAATATTTGTATATATACCAGCAGATACTTCTTTTAAGGGAAATGTAAGATACAAAATTTATAACTTGATAGAAACTACCCCATACTGGGTTAATCAGGGAAATTCTAATGGTATTTGGAAAAGTCTTGGAATTTATCCAATGCCTAAGGGTGGAAATTATATAAATGGATGTGTTACGCTCGGAGATACTTCAAATGTTTCTGGAAAAAAGATAGCATTTGATGCAGTTAAATTTAGATTTTTAAATTCTATTGATAATTTTTCTTTCTATTTAATAGATGATGGAGATCCTCTTTGTTATTTTTATGGTAACTGGAATTTATCATCTTATACTGGATATTTATCAGATTATAGATGGGCTTATACATCACAAAATGATTCTGTTAAATATGATTTTTCATCTCTAAATTCCGGAGTTTATGAGGTTAGAATTTTCGCAAGAAAAGGATATAACAGAACACAAAATGCCCATTACAGGATATATGCTCAAAATGGAACCTTTGATTTTTATGTAAATCAGAATTCTCCTGGAGTAAATCAAGTTGGGTGGATTTTCTGTGATACCTTCACTTTAATTTCTCCCTTTTATCTAATTTTATATTCAAATGCACAAACAGGTGATGTTGTGATTTCTGATGCAGTTAAATTTTCCTATATTTCTCCTTTATATGTTGAGGAAAAAGAATTTAATGAAAAATTTTTCAATTATAAAAATGGTAAATTAATTTTAAACATTAGAGAGGATAATACCTATATAAATATTTACGATATAATAGGAAGAAATGTTTATAAAGAATTTTCGCTTTCAAAAGGTAAAAAAGAAATTCCTTTAAAGTTGAATCAAGGAACATATTTTATAATTTTAAAGGGAAAGGAAAAAAGAATTGCGAAATTTATAGTTTTAAAGAATTTTTAA
- a CDS encoding DNA recombination protein RmuC: MILGIILILLVIISFIFLYLKIEELKKDQSIRLLQEQINGLRIEINQNLQNATGNINQTISKTYEIFSDVRERLGGLHEATKRVIELSEDVKKLEDLLKPPKLRGELGEVLLENILSQILPKENYKIQYQFKIGKKVDAIIKIGDKIIPVDAKFPLDSFNKMISAENEREFSKYRSEFLRDVKNRVDETSKYILPLEGTFDFALMYIPAENVYYEAFVKDKEIFNYCMEKKVIPVSPNTFYAYLSTLLYGLRGLKIEEKAKEIVSMLQKIENDIKATRDFFGLAKKQLKNSIENLDKADKILDELVKSITRIK, from the coding sequence GTGATTTTAGGAATTATTTTGATTTTATTAGTAATTATTTCTTTTATTTTTCTTTATTTAAAAATAGAAGAGCTTAAAAAAGATCAGTCTATAAGATTATTACAGGAACAGATTAATGGGTTAAGAATAGAAATAAATCAGAATCTACAAAATGCAACTGGAAACATCAATCAAACCATTAGCAAAACTTATGAGATTTTCTCTGATGTCAGGGAAAGACTCGGTGGTTTACATGAGGCGACAAAAAGAGTTATTGAATTAAGTGAGGATGTAAAAAAATTAGAGGACCTTCTAAAACCACCAAAACTTCGCGGAGAGCTTGGAGAAGTTCTTTTAGAAAATATTTTAAGCCAGATTCTTCCTAAAGAAAATTATAAAATTCAGTATCAGTTTAAAATTGGAAAAAAAGTTGACGCAATAATTAAAATTGGGGACAAAATTATACCGGTTGATGCTAAATTTCCCTTGGATAGTTTTAATAAAATGATAAGTGCTGAGAATGAGAGAGAATTTTCAAAATATAGAAGCGAGTTTCTTAGAGATGTAAAAAATAGAGTTGATGAAACATCTAAATATATTTTACCTTTAGAGGGAACTTTTGATTTTGCTTTGATGTATATTCCTGCTGAAAATGTTTATTATGAAGCCTTTGTAAAAGATAAGGAAATTTTTAATTATTGCATGGAGAAAAAAGTTATACCTGTTTCCCCAAATACTTTTTATGCTTATTTAAGCACACTTCTATATGGTTTAAGAGGTTTAAAGATTGAAGAAAAAGCAAAAGAAATTGTTAGTATGTTACAGAAAATTGAAAATGATATAAAAGCAACAAGAGATTTTTTTGGACTCGCAAAAAAACAATTGAAAAATTCAATTGAAAATCTTGATAAGGCAGATAAAATACTTGATGAGCTTGTAAAAAGTATTACACGGATAAAATGA
- a CDS encoding DUF3782 domain-containing protein: MKKSLTVEDIVKIMEEKLPEIIERSPFIRLKIEEIMEKKAVTREEIKEILMELRAQREDTNKRLVELREDTNRRFEEINKRFEELREDTNKRFEELREDTNRRFEEINKRFEELREDTNRRFEEINKRFEELREDTNRRFELLTKEMRDGFKVLKDTITAVGARWGIFAEEAFRESMEGILKELGFYDVKKWEDYDKEGFIFGYPSTIEVDLVIRDDKHYLIEVKSSVSDGDVLKLKRVGEFYEKRTGVKPELVIVSPYIKEEAKERCKVFGIKFYRRD, from the coding sequence ATGAAAAAAAGTTTAACAGTGGAAGATATTGTGAAGATAATGGAGGAGAAACTCCCGGAAATTATTGAGAGATCTCCTTTTATCCGATTAAAAATTGAGGAGATAATGGAAAAAAAGGCTGTAACAAGGGAGGAAATAAAAGAAATACTTATGGAATTAAGAGCTCAGAGGGAGGATACAAATAAGAGGCTTGTGGAGCTAAGGGAGGATACAAATAGAAGGTTTGAGGAGATAAATAAGAGGTTTGAGGAGTTAAGGGAGGATACAAATAAGAGGTTTGAGGAGTTAAGGGAGGATACAAATAGAAGGTTTGAGGAGATAAATAAGAGGTTTGAGGAGCTAAGGGAGGATACAAATAGAAGGTTTGAGGAGATAAATAAGAGGTTTGAGGAGTTAAGGGAGGATACAAATAGAAGATTTGAACTTCTTACAAAGGAGATGAGGGATGGTTTTAAGGTATTAAAGGATACAATAACAGCGGTGGGGGCGAGGTGGGGAATATTTGCGGAGGAGGCTTTCAGGGAGAGTATGGAGGGTATTTTAAAGGAGCTTGGTTTTTATGATGTTAAGAAGTGGGAGGATTATGATAAAGAGGGGTTTATTTTTGGTTATCCTTCAACAATTGAGGTTGATTTAGTTATAAGGGATGATAAGCATTATTTAATAGAGGTAAAAAGTAGTGTATCGGATGGTGATGTTTTGAAGTTAAAAAGGGTGGGGGAGTTTTATGAAAAAAGGACAGGGGTAAAACCTGAGCTTGTTATAGTTTCTCCTTACATAAAAGAGGAGGCGAAGGAGAGATGTAAAGTTTTTGGGATAAAGTTTTATAGAAGGGATTGA
- a CDS encoding efflux RND transporter permease subunit codes for MTEFFVKRPIFTFSVYTALLILGIFSIRILPIDFFPDVSIPMVSILTIRPGASPEEIEEEVTKYIEDAVSTVPNVTDIRSFSLQDISVVTVEFDWGTDIDKAADDIRTMLEITKYYLQEDADIPKVFKFDLSQIPILVGTFQVKDTLFDLRTFFEDEIVERLKRIPGVGDIQFWGGGRREIVKIELKKRYLEEYGITPFMIKEAILRENINVPIGSFEDNFYSITAKVNSKFSSLDEIKRIPIYVKGKGVFKLEDVAEVKLDYDDLITKVRTEKIPSLIFGVLKQSGANTVLVSERVKKEVEKILKDYPGVNLKIVNDISRFIKSSIQNLTSTIYWALLFIFLVTFIFLRHFSSSFVIALTIPFSLFAGFILLKLTGGSINIISLSSLALAAGMVVDNAVVVLENIFFRREKGENALNAAFKGAMEVFSPILASTLTTIAIFGPLVIGTGFVGIMFRQLAMTVTTVLLTSLLVSLTLTPTLSRFIIRNIPGEKGILFKLFDLLRKFYKKTLNFALRRLYFTLIAGFLFFVFGLILFLAGFVKTEFFPEVDSGELRGSFILPPGTKLSVTDSVASKIEDILRGTPEVKTFTTRVGRTESGFASVMGLVEGENTGFFYVNLGSPAERKRSVFEIAEEIERKIKKIPGIKTFQVLTSGTVQNLIQGFGAPIEILIYGENFRVTDSIAEYIKDILEKTEGLRSVRISREKGLPEYLLIPNRERISKFGFYSSSLGAYLRALNFGDKAGTFKIGKKELDIKIVLEDNYRKNKEFLPFISFPLGEQKLYMGNVFKIEKGFSPLSIEREKKERVIKVQAESSGRPIGEIKKELLKKLRDVFIARGDYRVEFGGLTEEQAESFKVLFYAFLLGIVLVYLVMAAQFESFLLPFIIMFTVPSGVTGVALIHLLTGIPFSVPSFVGMVMMIGIVVNNAIVMLDYVERLRLEGKSILESTEEGALRRFRPILITSLTTIMGLLPMAIFRGEGSETWKPLAVSVIGGLLFSLLISLIFIPSMYVFVQKKFLKRE; via the coding sequence ATGACAGAGTTCTTTGTAAAAAGACCAATTTTTACTTTTTCAGTTTATACAGCACTTTTAATACTTGGTATCTTTTCTATCCGGATATTACCAATAGATTTCTTTCCCGATGTATCAATTCCTATGGTAAGTATACTCACTATAAGACCTGGAGCTTCACCAGAGGAAATTGAGGAGGAGGTGACCAAATATATAGAGGATGCTGTATCCACAGTACCAAATGTTACTGACATAAGGTCTTTTTCACTTCAGGATATTTCTGTTGTTACAGTGGAATTTGACTGGGGTACTGATATTGATAAGGCAGCCGATGATATAAGAACAATGCTTGAAATAACAAAATATTATCTCCAAGAGGATGCGGATATTCCTAAGGTTTTTAAATTTGACCTTTCTCAAATTCCTATTCTTGTAGGAACTTTTCAGGTTAAGGATACTCTTTTTGATTTAAGAACATTTTTTGAAGATGAAATTGTTGAGAGACTAAAGAGAATTCCAGGTGTTGGAGATATTCAGTTCTGGGGTGGTGGTAGAAGAGAAATTGTAAAAATTGAACTTAAAAAAAGATATCTTGAGGAGTATGGAATAACTCCATTTATGATAAAGGAGGCAATTTTAAGGGAAAACATAAATGTTCCTATAGGAAGTTTTGAGGACAATTTTTATTCAATTACAGCTAAAGTGAATTCAAAGTTTTCTTCTCTTGATGAAATAAAAAGGATTCCGATTTATGTTAAAGGCAAAGGAGTTTTTAAACTGGAAGATGTAGCTGAGGTTAAACTTGATTATGATGATCTTATAACAAAGGTAAGGACAGAGAAAATTCCTTCTCTTATATTTGGAGTTTTAAAACAATCAGGTGCAAATACAGTTCTTGTTTCAGAGAGGGTAAAAAAAGAAGTTGAAAAGATTTTAAAAGATTATCCAGGAGTAAATTTAAAAATTGTGAATGATATTTCAAGGTTTATAAAAAGTTCAATTCAGAATCTAACAAGCACGATATACTGGGCTTTATTATTTATTTTCCTTGTTACCTTTATATTTTTAAGGCATTTTTCTTCAAGTTTTGTTATAGCACTTACGATACCATTTTCTCTTTTTGCTGGTTTTATACTTTTAAAATTAACAGGTGGATCAATAAACATAATTTCACTTTCTTCCCTTGCCCTTGCTGCTGGTATGGTTGTTGATAATGCAGTGGTTGTTCTTGAAAATATATTTTTCAGGAGAGAAAAAGGAGAGAATGCCTTAAATGCTGCTTTCAAAGGAGCAATGGAGGTATTCTCCCCAATTCTTGCTTCTACATTAACTACAATTGCTATATTTGGTCCTCTTGTTATAGGTACAGGTTTCGTTGGAATTATGTTTAGACAACTTGCAATGACTGTAACGACAGTTCTTTTAACCTCACTTTTAGTCAGTTTAACCTTAACTCCGACTTTATCAAGGTTTATAATCAGAAATATTCCAGGGGAAAAGGGCATTCTTTTTAAGTTATTTGATTTACTTAGAAAATTTTATAAAAAAACACTTAATTTTGCTTTAAGGAGGCTTTATTTTACTCTTATAGCTGGATTTTTATTTTTTGTTTTTGGATTAATTTTATTTTTAGCTGGGTTTGTAAAGACTGAATTCTTTCCTGAAGTAGACTCAGGGGAATTAAGGGGTAGTTTCATTTTGCCACCTGGAACAAAACTTTCTGTTACTGATAGTGTAGCAAGTAAAATTGAGGATATTTTAAGGGGAACCCCAGAGGTAAAAACTTTTACTACAAGAGTAGGAAGAACAGAATCTGGTTTTGCAAGTGTTATGGGGCTTGTTGAGGGAGAAAATACAGGATTTTTTTATGTTAATTTGGGAAGTCCTGCAGAAAGAAAAAGGAGTGTTTTTGAAATTGCAGAGGAGATAGAGAGAAAAATTAAGAAAATTCCTGGAATAAAAACTTTTCAAGTTTTGACTTCTGGTACTGTTCAAAATTTAATTCAGGGTTTTGGTGCCCCAATTGAAATTTTAATATATGGGGAAAATTTCAGGGTTACGGATTCAATTGCTGAATATATAAAAGATATTCTTGAGAAAACTGAGGGTTTAAGGAGTGTAAGAATTTCAAGGGAAAAGGGTTTACCAGAATATCTTTTAATTCCTAATAGAGAAAGAATTTCAAAATTTGGTTTTTATTCTTCTTCACTTGGTGCTTATCTCAGGGCTTTAAATTTTGGTGATAAAGCTGGAACCTTTAAAATTGGTAAAAAAGAACTTGATATAAAAATAGTTCTTGAAGATAATTACAGGAAAAATAAAGAATTTTTGCCTTTTATATCTTTTCCTCTTGGTGAACAAAAATTATATATGGGAAATGTTTTTAAAATTGAAAAAGGTTTTTCGCCTTTATCAATAGAAAGAGAAAAGAAAGAGAGGGTTATTAAGGTTCAGGCTGAATCCTCTGGTAGACCTATAGGTGAGATTAAAAAGGAACTTCTTAAAAAATTGAGAGATGTATTTATAGCTCGTGGAGATTATAGAGTTGAATTTGGTGGTTTAACAGAAGAGCAGGCAGAATCCTTTAAGGTTCTCTTTTATGCTTTTCTTCTTGGAATAGTTCTTGTTTATCTTGTTATGGCAGCTCAGTTTGAATCATTTCTGTTACCTTTTATAATAATGTTTACAGTCCCATCAGGAGTTACAGGAGTTGCTTTGATACATCTATTAACAGGAATTCCTTTTTCTGTTCCTTCCTTTGTTGGTATGGTTATGATGATAGGAATTGTGGTTAATAATGCAATAGTAATGCTTGATTATGTTGAAAGGTTAAGGCTTGAGGGTAAAAGTATTTTAGAATCCACAGAAGAAGGTGCTTTAAGGAGATTTAGACCAATTCTGATTACAAGTTTAACCACAATTATGGGTCTTTTGCCTATGGCTATTTTTAGGGGAGAAGGATCTGAAACCTGGAAACCACTTGCAGTATCTGTGATAGGAGGTCTTTTATTTTCTCTTTTAATTAGTTTAATATTTATTCCCTCAATGTATGTTTTTGTTCAGAAAAAATTTTTAAAGAGAGAATAG
- a CDS encoding efflux RND transporter periplasmic adaptor subunit, translating into MKKGLINFLLLISLFYISCQKKNEKVKSNEEVVVPVTVIKPIFGEIQLEIKLSSQIEGNPDVLVYGPIPGYYLKSLKNEGDYVEKGEVILLLERREYGLEFEPVKIEAPVSGKISYFKFDKGEFVSPQRPLARIYGDREYKVKLYLPAEYSKYITFGKSVKIYVNSEEFKGVIREISMTSDPFTGNFESRAFFKANKKILPGTPCEVEIPVLKKENVLKIPSKCVLGTAKKSVFVVENGVSKRVPVITGIESGGFVEIIDGLNQNDLVVLKGAEILREGMKVKILKGDLK; encoded by the coding sequence ATGAAAAAAGGTTTAATAAACTTTTTGTTATTAATCTCTTTATTTTATATATCCTGTCAGAAAAAAAATGAAAAAGTAAAATCAAATGAAGAGGTAGTTGTTCCTGTTACTGTTATAAAGCCAATTTTTGGTGAAATCCAGCTTGAAATTAAACTTTCATCGCAGATAGAGGGAAATCCTGATGTTCTTGTTTATGGACCTATTCCTGGTTATTATCTTAAAAGTCTTAAAAATGAAGGTGATTATGTAGAAAAAGGGGAAGTTATTTTACTTCTTGAAAGAAGGGAATACGGTTTGGAATTTGAGCCTGTAAAAATTGAAGCTCCTGTTTCTGGGAAAATTTCTTATTTTAAATTTGATAAGGGTGAATTTGTTTCACCTCAAAGACCCCTTGCAAGAATTTATGGAGATAGAGAATATAAAGTAAAGTTATATTTACCAGCTGAATATTCAAAATATATTACTTTTGGAAAATCGGTTAAAATTTACGTTAATTCAGAAGAATTTAAGGGTGTAATTAGGGAAATAAGTATGACCTCAGATCCTTTTACAGGAAATTTCGAATCAAGAGCATTTTTTAAAGCTAACAAAAAGATTTTGCCTGGAACACCCTGTGAAGTTGAAATTCCAGTTCTAAAAAAAGAGAATGTTTTAAAAATTCCCTCAAAATGTGTGCTTGGCACAGCTAAAAAATCAGTTTTTGTGGTAGAAAATGGTGTAAGCAAAAGAGTTCCAGTTATAACAGGAATTGAGTCAGGTGGATTTGTTGAGATAATTGATGGGCTCAATCAGAATGATCTTGTTGTTTTAAAGGGAGCAGAAATTTTAAGAGAGGGTATGAAAGTTAAAATATTGAAAGGAGACTTGAAATGA